The genomic region ACCGTTCattggagaataataattttaaatagggggaaaatctcattatgagagaaatgtttttctctaatacacactgctcacaattaatcatacccttttattcaatactttctGCCACCTCCTTTTCCCAAattaacagctctgagtcttcacctataatgcctgatgagtttggagaacacctgacaagagatctgagatcattccttcatgcagaatctctccagatccttcagattcccagctccatgttggtgcttcttctcttcagttcactccactcattttctttagggttcaggtcaggggactgggatggccatggcagaagcttggttttgtgctcagtgacacatttttgtgttggttttgatgtttgttttgaatcatagttctgatggaagatccaaccgcAGCCCACAGCATTAAAAATAAGCCCAcagcattaaagatccagcagtatatttcattgtacacatggggtactttttacccctgtgtgcaccaaacccatcttaagtgtttgctgctaaaaaagcatttttttttgcttcatctTACTATATAACCCATCACCTTTGAATTTCCAGTAGTGTCAGTTACTTTTCAaatgttctatggtcagatgaagcAAAAAAACCCAACttaagatgggtttggtgcacacaggggTAAAGAGTATACCTCATGTgtacaatgaaatatactgcTGTATCTTTACAGTTGTGGgcttatttttctgctggaggtccttcacatcttgttcagatatgtggcatcatggattctattaaataccaacagataaaaaatcaaaacctgactgtcCCTGTTAGAAGTCATGTAATGGGCTGTGTTTGGATCTTCAAttcacaaaatgaagcttctgccatggctgTCCCAGTCCCctaacctgaaccctaaagaaaatgagtggagtgaactgaagacaagaagcaccaacatggagctgggaatctgaaggatctggagagattctgtatgaaggaatggtctctgatctcttgtcaggtgttctccaaactcatcaggcattataggtgaagactcagagctgttatcttgggaaaaggaggttgcacaaagtattgaataaaagggtatgactaattgtgagcagtgtgtattagagaaaaacatttctctcGTAATGAGATTTTTCTcccattaaaattattattctccaatgacaggttggatttttgtagaatttttaaataaaagatcaaaagtattaatgacgcagatttattttcacagccttctttggtcatatttaccaggggtatgaataattttgagcacgACTGTACATGAAGTTCTAAACATAGATTCAGGAGGAGCCAGTCCTGTTGATCATCTTTATGAATGTGTGGGGGACGTGCGTGGAGCTTGAGCTGAACCTCAggtttaaacattatttaaagtgGAACGAATCGAGCACCACAGCACACTTtatagccaatcagcagtaggggccgtgcaggttacattgttacaccagtagTTGGTGTGGGCGACAAGTGACAgtctttatgaatgagtcatggATTTTGATTTATTCACTCAAATGATTTGTTGATTCATTCACCACAAGATCACGAGTTGTTTGAACCTCTTTTCAGCAGAAACTGACAATAATTTGTCTAAAATGTCAGTTACTTTATATTAACttctttattaaattattgaatTGTTGTATAAGCAATATTACACTCACAATTGCGCTGTTCATCTGAATATCAACAAGGCTGTGATTACTGGATCACTTAGTAAGGCAACAGCACACCTCTGTTCAACAAGACACATGATTTGAGGAGATTAATACTTCAGTTGAGGGATTTTTAAAACCACCTAAAAACACTgaagtatgagcaatagtaaCACTGATTCTTGACTTATCAAACACCACTAATAACGTGTTGATTGTCCTGGTTGAGCAGAGAAACACAGAGGAGGAGAAAGCAGCCCGTGTCGAGCTCTTCACTGATCTCATCCGCTCCATTGAGAGATGTCAGACTGAACTGCTGGAGATGATGGAGGAGCAGCAGAAAGCAGCAGAGAAACAGGAGGAAGAGCTCATTGAAGAGCTGGAGCAGGAGATCACTGAGCTAAAGATGAGAAACACTGAGCTGGAGCAGCTCTCACACACTGAAGATCACCTCCACCTCCTACAGGTCAGTCAACATCTCTCTGATCAATGATAATGCAGTATATGACACCATAACACTCCCCATGATGAAGGATTTCTCCTCTCTCCTGCTGTAGATTTACTCATCCCTGTGCAGCTCTAGAAACACCAGGAACTGGTCTGAGATCAGTGTGAAGACTGATGAGAGTCTGGAGACTCTGAGGAGAGCTCTGACTCAACTGCAGGACACTCTACAGGAGAAACTCACACTAACTGGTATGATAATATACACACAACACTGACAGTGATGAAGAATGAGTCGGTCAAGCTGAAATAAGAGAAGTTTGTGATCATGTGTTTGTATCTCATTATCATCAGCTCACAGGTCTTCTTGAAGAGAGCAGCTCATTTTCAGCTCTAATTTCAGAAAACATGCAGGAAATTCATGTTCTGTAATATAGTATAAATTATTGTACTAGAAGCTTCATCCCTGAAACTACAACCATGAGACTTTAGTTCATCTGCAAACACATTTAGATGAGAAACTACAGAAAGAAACATTAATTTTCTGTTGGTCTTTTCAGCTGTCTCATCTAAGTTTTGTGAATATGTTTCAGATATAAATCAGTTTAGCAGAAGAAAATCAAACTGAGAGACATCAAGGGTTTAAGATGCACATTCGTTCTTCTTTAGAGGAGAATTTTAGACTTGTTGCTCAAACAGCTTTGCAGTGCTGGACTTTCATTTGAAGTTTATTTAAGTTTAATGTTTATAGATTTGTATTTGCAGAATAACCACAACACTAATCCACTCCAAAACTGAGATGAATAACATTAGACACAAAAATAACTTCTATAAGACATTTCACTAAACATTTGCAAAGTTACATCTGTTTGTAAAAAGGAGAAATATTAAGAGCTCAAACTCAAAGCAATAAGAGTTTCAGTTTGATTCTCTAAATATCAGCAGAGACACACACATTGATCAGATAAAACATGATATTGTTCTCAATTCTTTAAATATAACCTTAAATCTTGTTTATAATTCCACACATAAACATGTCAAAGATCTGATGATGTTTTATTGTCATGTGTCTCTACAGATCTGAAGAGGATGCAGCAGTATGAAGGTACAGTGTGTGTCTGAACTACACTAGATTACATTCATATACTCACAGCTTCATTACTGACCTACAGGATGATTAAACActgattaaatattaaaacatcatCACAGAATGTCTGTATTAAATTGTGATTCATATTCTCTGTTTTCTCAGTGGATGTGACTCTGGATCCTGATACAGCTCATCCATATCTCATCCTGTCTGATGATGGAAAACAAGTGAGATGTGGAGATATTGAGCAGAAACTCCCAGACAAACCAGAGAGATTTGATAAACATACATATGTCCTGGGAATAGAGGGATTCTCCTCAGGGAGATTTTATTTTGAGGTGCAGGTGAAGGGAAAGACTGACTGGGGTTTAGGAGTGGCTAGAGAATCCATTATCAGGAAAGGAAAGATCACACTGAGACCCAGTAATGGATTCTGGACTGTGGGTCTGATGAATGGGAATGAATATAAAGCCGGTGCTGGTCctcctgtctctctgtctctgagaGTGAAGCCGCAGCGGGTCGGTGTGTTTGTGGATTATGAGGAGGGTCTGGTCTCCTTTTATGATGTGGAGTCCAGCTCTCATATCTACTCTTTCACTGGTCAGTCTTTCACTGACAAACTCTATCCATATTTTAGCCCAGAACCTAATAATGGAGGTAAAAACTCAACTCCACTGATCATCACACCTGTCAATCACAATAAATGAATTTATACCCCAATATGAAATAGGAGATGAAAGTGATGATCTTTAATAATTAAATCTGAAAACATAATGTATGTgctgctattttttatttttatgtttttcagtttttaaaatctataaactataatttcatattttaaatgtaaaaatataatgctTGTTCAATCAATGattttttccatttcagaatTTCATGACATTTTTCCCATCGCTACAAAGTGAAACTGCCTGTAAAATCTTAACATAAAACTCTAACAATAGTAACcagtgttacgcagcacgtttgagctaaTTCTTTGAGGTTATTACATCCTCccccactaaaaaaaaaaaagaataaataaataaaaaacatttacaaaacattttttctctGGATACATGTTTAAAACACAAGTTCTAATAACAGTGTAATGTAGATGCTTTCTCACAGCTTAACAATACAATCACTATCTTCTACTTCTACAACTGTGACATCACTACCATCATCTAACTTTCAGTCTTGATGTGTGTTGAGAGTGTCTTGTCTTTTGTTTCACTGGTGGACCTCCTGATCATCCTGTAGTGAAAAGTGACACAGCCACATACACATCCACAATGTATtgacacattttaaatgtctcttCAGCACTGCATTAATCTCTTAGTGTTTCATCCAGCCTTCTAACTATACCTTAAACTGGAAAACTATGAAagggtggattctggaatccactgctgcttcaatatatatcttttaagttattaatcaacatttatctttctgttaaattatttgaatggcTTCTTCAACGTatgttaaatttatttattcatttattttccttttcaaacactagaaaataattttgaatattgtctgtacctctcactgagagaaaagaacatgttatcagtatgttttggggaaagtttcctgctcagagcagagctcagatcaacttcagccttgacgaagctgtgaatcatgtgaatctgtgtatttattcatCATATCTGGTCTTTTGGGTCTTTAACTGTAAAATTCTCCTACAGTTAATGGTGGAGGATACGAGCAATCATTCTTCGGTGACATCCCTGgctaaacaataacaaaaaaaaaaaaaggtaggaagctgttttattattttgttaggGCTGTCTGGTTGGAAGGGTTGAGAGAACTGGGAAGTGAGACGGTGGGTTTTTTTACGCACACACTCAGACGTGAGTGTGGTACACCAGGTCATTGGATACAGGCTGGTGTCACGCCATCAGAGGGAGATGGTGGGTGATAACTCCACTCCATTAAGGGGTTGGAGGAACACTGAAAGCAAGAGGCAGAAGGTGTTGAAATAACTCTTGCCTATTGAAGGGTAGGAGGT from Chanodichthys erythropterus isolate Z2021 chromosome 15, ASM2448905v1, whole genome shotgun sequence harbors:
- the LOC137037514 gene encoding E3 ubiquitin-protein ligase TRIM39-like isoform X1 — translated: MAESSPTSTKARKNRRKSIENVPPMMSSSSGPLTEELQCSICLDVFTDPVSTPCGHNFCKTCLNKCWDNSRTCNCPYCKETFKIRPDLKINTTLRELVDHYKKKSPEKKPEVLKKPEVLCDVCEERKLKALKSCLVCQSSYCETHLEPHLRVAGLKKHKLINPVRNLEDYICQKHEKPLELFCRDDQTCVCQICTLTDHKNHNIVPVEEESEEKKTQLMKTQKDVQQMIQDRIKKIQDVKHSAEVRKRNTEEEKAARVELFTDLIRSIERCQTELLEMMEEQQKAAEKQEEELIEELEQEITELKMRNTELEQLSHTEDHLHLLQIYSSLCSSRNTRNWSEISVKTDESLETLRRALTQLQDTLQEKLTLTDLKRMQQYEVDVTLDPDTAHPYLILSDDGKQVRCGDIEQKLPDKPERFDKHTYVLGIEGFSSGRFYFEVQVKGKTDWGLGVARESIIRKGKITLRPSNGFWTVGLMNGNEYKAGAGPPVSLSLRVKPQRVGVFVDYEEGLVSFYDVESSSHIYSFTGQSFTDKLYPYFSPEPNNGGKNSTPLIITPVNHNK
- the LOC137037514 gene encoding E3 ubiquitin-protein ligase TRIM39-like isoform X2, coding for MSSSSGPLTEELQCSICLDVFTDPVSTPCGHNFCKTCLNKCWDNSRTCNCPYCKETFKIRPDLKINTTLRELVDHYKKKSPEKKPEVLKKPEVLCDVCEERKLKALKSCLVCQSSYCETHLEPHLRVAGLKKHKLINPVRNLEDYICQKHEKPLELFCRDDQTCVCQICTLTDHKNHNIVPVEEESEEKKTQLMKTQKDVQQMIQDRIKKIQDVKHSAEVRKRNTEEEKAARVELFTDLIRSIERCQTELLEMMEEQQKAAEKQEEELIEELEQEITELKMRNTELEQLSHTEDHLHLLQIYSSLCSSRNTRNWSEISVKTDESLETLRRALTQLQDTLQEKLTLTDLKRMQQYEVDVTLDPDTAHPYLILSDDGKQVRCGDIEQKLPDKPERFDKHTYVLGIEGFSSGRFYFEVQVKGKTDWGLGVARESIIRKGKITLRPSNGFWTVGLMNGNEYKAGAGPPVSLSLRVKPQRVGVFVDYEEGLVSFYDVESSSHIYSFTGQSFTDKLYPYFSPEPNNGGKNSTPLIITPVNHNK